Proteins encoded within one genomic window of Manis pentadactyla isolate mManPen7 chromosome 4, mManPen7.hap1, whole genome shotgun sequence:
- the LOC130683221 gene encoding uncharacterized protein LOC130683221, whose product MSPRNALRFLAEVRAPNEYLRSRSEAQRRRTSLRGFHGVMSFWLPRLHWPLTRCYPDFGTRLQGGSSFRPPLRQTAGSRTGDPSLRAGRGDQRSLTGAGSGSSGDQGDARRSSSGSRTRAAPAPCRPDSALPRRRLRTDPWGRRFSFARCYKGLTNTGAFLEAHFGEHEQGRGAGLGEREKIVPGGKGTGKRGGRQRRREDLGCGRQRRCWATHRGCGFRRCLWATAAPLPGALPPFPDLPGNPVPPQVAELPARHLI is encoded by the exons TGAGATTCTTGGCGGAAGTGCGGGCGCCCAACGAGTACTTGCGCAGCCGCAGTGAGGCCCAGCGGAGGCGGACGTCCTTACGTGGGTTCCATGGTGTAATG AGCTTCTGGCTCCCGCGTCTCCATTGGCCACTAACGCGCTGTTACCCTGACTTCGGGACTCGGCTCCAGGGAGGGTCATCCTTTCGCCCCCCACTTCGGCAGACAGCAGGAAGCCGCACCGGCGACCCTAGCCTCCGGGCAGGTCGTGGAGACCAGCGGTCCCTGACGGGCGCCGGGTCGGGCTCCTCCGGGGACCAAGGCGACGCGAGGCGGAGCAGCTCCGGGTCCCGGACCCGCGCGGCTCCCGCTCCGTGCCGCCCCGACTCCGCTCTCCCGAGAAGACGCCTTAGGACTGACCCGTGGGGACGCCGGTTCTCTTTCGCTCG CTGTTACAAAGGCCTGACAAACACAGGGGCCTTTTTGGAGGCTCACTTCGGAGAACACGAACAAGGGAGAGGTGCGGGGCTGGGCGAGCGGGAGAAAATAGTCCCGGGAGGGAAGGGGACAGGAAAGCGCGGAGGACGACAAAGAAGGAGGGAGGACCTGGGGTGCGGAAGGCAGAGGCGCTGCTGGGCCACCCACCGCGGCTGCGGTTTCCGTCGCTGCCTTTGGGCGACCGCAGCTCCTCTCCCGGGAGCGCTCCCACCCTTTCCTGACCTGCCCGGGAACCCGGTGCCTCCCCAAGTCGCAGAGCTGCCTGCCCGGCACCTGATCTGA